One stretch of Eupeodes corollae chromosome 2, idEupCoro1.1, whole genome shotgun sequence DNA includes these proteins:
- the LOC129945578 gene encoding protein FAM177B — METDGIELSSRRNGEGNTTAVVNLQAPKKLLYFSDGVMEEYSDSEDECDAAGKNTEECVNVKDLEWAPYMRFKANKMGTKVLSGIDYVGGGLASFFGLTPSEVEIAAAKRRVAFEDTTDEEQSNNTWNSTQSNAVIVSKQLKNTN, encoded by the exons ATGGAAACCGATGGAATAGAATTGAGCAGCAGAAGGAATGGAGAAGGTAACACAACTGCTGTGGTTAACTTGCAGGCGCCCAAAAAGTTATTATACTTCAGCGATGGGGTCATGGAAGAATATTCTGATAGCGAAGACGAATGTGATGCAGCAGGAAAGAACACTGAAGAGTGTGTAAATGTG AAAGATTTAGAATGGGCTCCGTATATGCGTTTTAAAGCAAATAAGATGGGAACTAAGGTGCTATCGGGTATAGATTATGTTGGAGGTGGGCTCGCATCGTTTTTTGGACTAACACCCTCAGAAGTTGAAATAGCGGCCGCAAAGAGAAGAGTTGCATTTGAAGATACAACAGATGAAGAACAAAGCAATAATACGTGGAATTCAACCCAGAGCAATGCGGTTATTGTATCGAAGCaacttaaaaacacaaattaa